From the Streptomyces nigrescens genome, one window contains:
- a CDS encoding transglycosylase SLT domain-containing protein, whose amino-acid sequence MPSFTLPRAARITRITRTHKVAVAVLAAAGATSGLALTSAPDTAQAASEHSPAAVKPVSAKGQPAKADDAKTGRPVTASVADHVKVTAVEKQHSAQQAANRSAEREAVKDYPNNLDGWIRESLDIMKAKGIPGSYEGLHRNIMRESAGDPNAVNGWDVNAVNGTPSKGLLQVIQPTFDAYHVAGTPDKLTDPIANITAAANYAADRYGSIDNVDSAY is encoded by the coding sequence ATGCCTAGCTTCACCCTGCCCCGCGCTGCCCGTATCACCCGCATCACCCGCACCCACAAGGTCGCCGTGGCCGTTCTGGCCGCCGCGGGTGCCACCTCGGGCCTGGCCCTCACCTCGGCTCCGGACACCGCTCAGGCCGCTTCTGAGCACTCCCCCGCCGCGGTCAAGCCCGTCAGCGCGAAGGGCCAGCCGGCCAAGGCCGACGACGCCAAGACCGGCCGCCCGGTGACCGCCTCGGTCGCCGACCACGTGAAGGTCACCGCCGTGGAGAAGCAGCACAGCGCCCAGCAGGCCGCCAACCGCTCCGCCGAGCGCGAGGCCGTCAAGGACTACCCGAACAACCTGGACGGCTGGATCCGCGAGTCGCTGGACATCATGAAGGCCAAGGGCATCCCCGGCTCCTACGAGGGCCTGCACCGCAACATCATGCGGGAGTCCGCCGGTGACCCGAACGCCGTCAACGGCTGGGACGTCAACGCCGTCAACGGCACGCCCTCCAAGGGCCTGCTCCAGGTGATCCAGCCCACGTTCGACGCCTACCACGTGGCCGGTACCCCCGATAAGCTCACCGACCCGATCGCCAACATCACCGCCGCGGCCAACTACGCGGCCGACCGTTACGGCTCGATCGACAACGTCGACTCGGCCTACTGA
- a CDS encoding lysozyme, with translation MPLRRSGPARRTVPLAAGTLVSLFSVLALPLALTGSATASDAEKRPAHPEQDWMGSTIIAHEGGDRAGGAEPRASGHRAVAGVDVSSHNGKVGWSSLRKSGVRFAYVKASEGTSYTNPYFAQQYRGSYESGMIHGAYHFALPDHSSGGSQARYFADHGGDWSRDGRTLPGALDMEYNPYGATCYGKSHKAMVRWIQDFVRTYREETGRHAVIYTSTNWWKRCTGNSGKFGRTNPLWIPRYGSSVGSLPAGWQYHSIWQHTSSGHRVGDRNRFNGSYTRLKVLANGH, from the coding sequence ATGCCCTTGCGCAGATCCGGTCCGGCCCGCCGTACAGTCCCCCTTGCGGCCGGAACTCTCGTTTCTCTTTTCTCCGTGCTCGCGCTGCCCCTCGCGCTGACCGGCTCCGCCACGGCGTCGGATGCCGAGAAGAGACCCGCCCACCCCGAACAGGACTGGATGGGTTCCACCATCATCGCCCACGAGGGCGGCGACCGGGCCGGCGGTGCCGAGCCGCGGGCGTCGGGTCACCGGGCCGTGGCCGGCGTCGATGTCTCCAGCCACAACGGCAAGGTCGGCTGGTCGTCACTGCGTAAGTCCGGGGTGCGGTTCGCGTACGTCAAGGCCTCCGAGGGGACCAGCTACACGAACCCGTACTTCGCGCAGCAGTACAGGGGCTCGTACGAATCCGGCATGATCCACGGCGCCTACCACTTCGCGCTGCCCGACCACTCCAGCGGCGGTTCCCAGGCGCGGTACTTCGCCGATCACGGCGGCGACTGGTCCAGGGACGGCAGGACACTGCCCGGCGCGCTCGACATGGAGTACAACCCCTACGGCGCGACCTGCTACGGGAAGAGCCACAAGGCGATGGTCAGGTGGATCCAGGACTTCGTGCGGACCTACCGGGAGGAGACCGGCCGTCACGCGGTCATCTACACCTCCACCAACTGGTGGAAGCGGTGCACCGGCAACTCCGGCAAGTTCGGCAGGACGAACCCGCTGTGGATCCCGCGCTACGGCTCGTCCGTGGGCTCGCTGCCGGCCGGCTGGCAGTACCACAGCATCTGGCAGCACACCTCCTCGGGCCACCGGGTCGGCGACCGTAACCGCTTCAACGGCTCGTACACCCGCCTCAAGGTTCTCGCGAACGGCCACTGA
- a CDS encoding SDR family oxidoreductase has translation MAGTDDASQPTARPRALVTGATGYIGGRLVPELLAAGYAVRALARAPEKLRDHPWAGRTEVLHGDVTDEDSVRTAMAGVEVAYYLVHALGSGRRFEDTDRRAAQIFARQARVAGVRRIVYLGGLTPEGIPEQELSPHLRSRAEVAEILLASGVPTAVLRAAVIIGSGSASFEMLRYLTERLPVMVTPSWVGTRIQPVAVRDVLRYLVGCARLPDDVSRAFDIGGPDILTYRDMMQRYARVAGLPERLILPVPMLTPRLSSLWIGLVTPVPPGLARPLAESLRHEVVCHEHDIARYVPDPDPPGHPIAFDEALELALRRVRDAEVATHWSNAAVPGAPSDPLPTDPDWAGGSLYTDRRERTVDAPPEVLWRVVEGIGGDNGWYSLPLAWAVRGWLDRLIGGVGLRRGRRDAGRLRVGDSLDFWRVEEVEPGRLLRLRAEMRLPGLAWLELTVGRDAHGRTLYGQRALFHPHGLTGHAYWWSISPFHAAVFGGMARNIAAAAAAEHRSRPERAARAGS, from the coding sequence ATGGCCGGCACGGACGATGCCTCGCAGCCCACGGCACGCCCGCGTGCCCTGGTCACCGGCGCCACCGGCTACATCGGCGGCCGTCTGGTCCCCGAGCTGCTCGCGGCCGGATATGCCGTACGGGCACTGGCCAGGGCACCGGAGAAGCTGCGCGATCACCCCTGGGCCGGGCGGACGGAGGTGCTGCACGGCGATGTCACCGACGAGGACTCGGTCCGTACCGCGATGGCCGGTGTCGAGGTCGCCTACTACCTGGTGCACGCCCTGGGCAGCGGCCGCCGGTTCGAGGACACCGACCGCCGGGCCGCGCAGATCTTCGCCCGGCAGGCCCGCGTCGCCGGAGTCCGCCGGATCGTCTACCTCGGCGGCCTCACCCCCGAAGGCATCCCCGAGCAGGAGCTCTCGCCCCACCTGCGCTCCCGGGCCGAGGTCGCGGAGATCCTGCTGGCGTCCGGTGTCCCCACCGCCGTACTGCGCGCCGCCGTCATCATCGGCTCCGGCTCGGCCTCGTTCGAGATGCTGCGCTATCTCACCGAGCGGCTGCCGGTCATGGTCACCCCCAGCTGGGTGGGCACCCGCATCCAGCCGGTCGCCGTCCGCGATGTGCTGCGCTATCTGGTGGGCTGCGCCCGCCTCCCCGACGACGTCAGCCGGGCCTTCGACATCGGCGGGCCCGACATCCTCACCTACCGCGACATGATGCAGCGCTACGCACGGGTGGCCGGGCTGCCCGAACGGCTGATCCTCCCCGTGCCGATGCTCACCCCGCGCCTGTCCAGCCTCTGGATCGGGCTGGTCACCCCCGTGCCGCCCGGCCTGGCCCGCCCGCTCGCCGAGTCCCTGCGCCACGAGGTCGTCTGCCACGAGCACGACATCGCCCGCTACGTCCCCGACCCGGACCCGCCGGGCCACCCCATCGCCTTCGACGAGGCCCTGGAACTGGCGCTGCGCCGGGTACGGGACGCCGAGGTCGCCACCCACTGGTCCAATGCCGCGGTGCCCGGAGCGCCGAGCGATCCGCTGCCGACCGACCCCGACTGGGCCGGTGGCAGCCTCTACACCGACCGGCGGGAGCGGACCGTGGACGCCCCGCCCGAGGTGCTGTGGCGGGTGGTCGAGGGCATCGGCGGCGACAACGGCTGGTACTCCCTTCCGCTCGCCTGGGCGGTGCGCGGCTGGCTGGACCGGCTGATCGGCGGGGTGGGGCTGCGCCGCGGCCGACGCGACGCCGGCCGGCTGCGGGTCGGTGACTCGCTCGACTTCTGGCGCGTCGAGGAGGTCGAGCCGGGCCGGCTGCTGCGGCTGCGCGCCGAGATGCGGCTCCCCGGCCTGGCCTGGCTGGAACTGACGGTCGGCCGTGATGCCCACGGCCGTACGCTCTACGGCCAGCGGGCCCTGTTCCACCCGCACGGACTGACCGGCCATGCCTACTGGTGGTCCATCTCCCCTTTCCACGCCGCGGTGTTCGGCGGAATGGCCCGCAACATCGCGGCCGCGGCGGCGGCCGAGCACCGGAGTCGTCCGGAGCGAGCGGCCCGCGCCGGATCCTGA